The DNA segment CCTCGCGGTACTCAAGGATTCGCAGATCGATCGCCTCACCGGACTGCTCAACCGGCATACCTTTGACGACCAGCTCGACCGGGCTCTCGGCCTCATTCGTCGCGCCTATCTGGACGGCGGAAAAGGGCGGCAGAAACGCAGGGTCGACGATGGCAATGGCAGCTTTTTCCTGGGCGAGATCGATATCGATCATTTCAAGAGCATCAACGACAAGTTCGGCCACCTGTACGGCGACGAAGTCCTGATCATCCTTGCCCGCATACTGCAAAGCACCTTCCGCAAAACCGACCTGATCTACCGTTTTGGCGGTGAGGAATTTGTCGTGATTGTCTACGTCGATGATCGCAACGATGCCGACATGACGTTCGAGCGCCTGCGCCGCTCGATCGAAAACCACGCCTTTCCACAGGTCAGCAAGGTTACGGTGAGCATCGGCGTCACCGAAATCCAGGATACCTCTATTCCCGTGGAACTGCTGGGCCACGCCGATCAGTCGCTGTATTACGCCAAGACCCACGGCCGCAACCAGGTCTGCTTCTACGAAACACTGGTCGCCAGCAATGAGATCGTGGTGCATCGCGCGGCCAATGACGTAACCCTGTTCGACGCCGCCGAAGGTTGATCCCGCAAGCCGTCGAGCGAGAACAGACTCCCCTCTACAGGTTGCCATGAGCACGTTTTCGTTTGACACCGGCACCGCCGATTTTCAGGAAAAGGTCCTCGAAGCATCGAAACGCGTACCGGTGCTGGTGGACTTCTGGGCGGAGTGGTGCGCGCCCTGCCGGGTGCTCAAGCCCGTGCTCGAAAAGCTGGCCGGCGAATATGGCGGACGCTTCATGCTCGCCAAGGTCAACTCCGACCAGCACCAGGAACTCGCCGCGCGTTGCGGCGTGCGCGGGATTCCCAGCGTCAAGGCCTTCGTCAATGGCGAAATGGTCAATGAGTTCACCGGCGCCCTGCCCGAAATGCAGGTCCGGGCTTTCATCGACAACCTGCTGCCCTCGCCCGCCGAACCGCTGCGGATAGCTGCACAGGAGGCCCGAGCCAGGGGCGAACCCGAAGTTGCCTGCTCATTGCTGGCCGACGCGGCGCAAATCGCCCCCGCCGATGAGGCCGTGCAACTCGATCTCGCCGAAATTCACATCGACATGCACAACGTGGATGCCGCCAGGGCGATCCTCGATGCACATGAACACAAGGCACGCGACCTCACTCGCGTACGGGCCCTGCAGGCCCGGCTAAAGCTGGTGGTTGCCGGTACAGGAGCCGATCCCCTGACACTGACGGCCCGCATTGATGCCAATCCCGGCGACCTGGATGCCCGGCTGCAACTGGCGAACGCGCTGGCATTGGCCAGCGACTACCGGCCAGCGCTCGAACAGCTTCTGGAAATTGTTCGCCGCGACCGCAAGTGGCACGACGAAGTTGCACGCAAAAACATGCTGGATCTATTCGCGCTGCTGGGCACCGAACCGCGCAATGACGATCTGGTAAGGGAGTTCCGCATTCAACTGGCGCGAATCCTGAACTGAACCGGCGCTGGCGCTGGCGCTGGCGCAGACAAAATATCCGGGCCGGGGACAATCAGTCTTTCCGTGCGGCCTCAGTTCTCTGCGCCGCCGATCACATAGAAGCGGTAGGCGTTGCGACCCGCTTCCTTGACCGCATAAAGTGCCGCATCCGCATTGTGCTGCAAAGTATCGACATCCACCCCGTGTTCGGGAAACAGTGCGACGCCGATGCTGCACGAGATGCTTGCGGTGCCGGCCTTCAGTTCAAAGGGTCGTGCAAGCTCGGCAACGATGCGCGCGGCCACTTCTTCGACTTCGGCCCGCGAACCGACCTCAGTGAGAATGGCGCCGAATTC comes from the Sulfuritalea hydrogenivorans sk43H genome and includes:
- a CDS encoding GGDEF domain-containing protein, yielding MIAALTDHRDVDLLETSLLKTVAQLFAPDWAAIFHANADEAPEFAIALRGGETSHAPFPESFSHLVSAEGVTAFPIMSHSRRVIGYLLVRRAPELSNDEQAMMTSLFRVYDNYLAVLKDSQIDRLTGLLNRHTFDDQLDRALGLIRRAYLDGGKGRQKRRVDDGNGSFFLGEIDIDHFKSINDKFGHLYGDEVLIILARILQSTFRKTDLIYRFGGEEFVVIVYVDDRNDADMTFERLRRSIENHAFPQVSKVTVSIGVTEIQDTSIPVELLGHADQSLYYAKTHGRNQVCFYETLVASNEIVVHRAANDVTLFDAAEG
- a CDS encoding tetratricopeptide repeat protein → MSTFSFDTGTADFQEKVLEASKRVPVLVDFWAEWCAPCRVLKPVLEKLAGEYGGRFMLAKVNSDQHQELAARCGVRGIPSVKAFVNGEMVNEFTGALPEMQVRAFIDNLLPSPAEPLRIAAQEARARGEPEVACSLLADAAQIAPADEAVQLDLAEIHIDMHNVDAARAILDAHEHKARDLTRVRALQARLKLVVAGTGADPLTLTARIDANPGDLDARLQLANALALASDYRPALEQLLEIVRRDRKWHDEVARKNMLDLFALLGTEPRNDDLVREFRIQLARILN